One genomic region from Streptomyces sp. Li-HN-5-11 encodes:
- the smc gene encoding chromosome segregation protein SMC, whose product MHLKALTLRGFKSFASATTLRFEPGITCVVGPNGSGKSNVVDALSWVMGEQGAKSLRGGKMEDVIFAGTTGRPPLGRAEVSLTIDNSDGALPIEYAEVTITRIMFRNGGSEYQINGDTCRLLDIQELLSDSGIGREMHVIVGQGQLDSVLHADPSGRRAFIEEAAGVLKHRKRKEKALRKLDAMQANLARVQDLTDELRRQLKPLGRQAAVARRAAVIQADLRDARLRLLADDLVRLREALKAEVADEAALKERKEAAEQELKKALQREALLEDEVRRLTPRLQRAQQTFYELSQLAERVRGTISLADARVKSATSAPLEERRGRDPEDLEREAARVREQEAELEAALEAAQRALDDTVAHRADLERELAVEERRLRDAARAIADRREGLARLGGQVSAARSRAASAQAEIDRLAAARDEAKERAVRAEEEYEALRAEVDGLDAGDEELAERHEAAKAALAEAEEAVTAAREAATATERRRAATQARHETLALGLRRKDGTGALLGARDRLTGLLGPAAELLTVTPGHETPVAAAFGVAADALAVTTPSAAADAIRLLRKQDAGRAALLLGGAPEDDARNDPPGPAGHPFAADLVGGPGELMPAVRRLLRGIVVVETLQDAEDLVQTHPHLTAVTAEGDLLGAHFAQGGSAGAPSLLEVQASVDEAAAELDELAVRCEELSEAQHRAAGRRQECAALVEELGERRRAADRQKSAVAQQLGRLAGQARGAAGEAERSAAAAARAQEALDKALAEVEELAERLAVAEEMPIEEEPDTSVRDRLAADGANARQTEMEARLQVRTHEERVKGLAGRADSLDRAARAEREARARAEQRRARLRHEAAVAEAVASGARQLLAHVEVSLARAEEERSAAEAAKDRREQELTAARVAGRDLKAELDKLTDSVHRGEVLGAEKRLRIEQLETKALEELGVEPAGLAAEYGPHQLVPPSPPAEGEQLPEDPEHPRNRPRPFVRAEQEKRLKAAERAYQQLGKVNPLALEEFAALEERHKFLSEQLEDLKKTRADLLQVVKEVDERVEQVFTEAYRDTAREFEGVFSRLFPGGEGRLVLTDPDNMLTTGVDVEARPPGKKVKRLSLLSGGERSLTAVALLVSIFKARPSPFYVMDEVEAALDDTNLQRLIRIMQELQEASQLIVITHQKRTMEVADALYGVSMQGDGVSKVISQRLR is encoded by the coding sequence GTGCACCTCAAGGCTCTGACCCTCCGCGGGTTCAAGTCGTTCGCCTCGGCGACCACGCTCCGGTTCGAACCGGGGATCACGTGCGTCGTCGGGCCGAACGGCTCGGGCAAGTCCAACGTCGTGGACGCGCTCAGCTGGGTCATGGGCGAGCAGGGTGCCAAGTCGCTGCGCGGCGGCAAGATGGAGGACGTCATCTTCGCCGGCACCACCGGCCGCCCGCCGCTCGGCCGCGCCGAGGTGTCCCTGACCATCGACAACTCCGACGGGGCCCTGCCCATCGAGTACGCCGAGGTCACCATCACGCGGATCATGTTCCGCAACGGCGGCAGCGAGTACCAGATCAACGGCGACACCTGCCGCCTGCTGGACATCCAGGAACTGCTGTCCGACTCCGGCATCGGCCGCGAGATGCACGTCATCGTCGGCCAGGGCCAGCTCGACTCCGTACTGCACGCCGACCCCTCCGGCCGCCGCGCCTTCATCGAGGAGGCCGCGGGCGTCCTCAAGCACCGCAAGCGCAAGGAGAAGGCGCTCAGGAAACTCGACGCGATGCAGGCGAACCTCGCGCGCGTGCAGGACCTGACCGACGAGCTGCGCCGCCAGCTGAAGCCGCTGGGCCGCCAGGCGGCGGTCGCGCGCAGGGCCGCGGTCATCCAGGCGGACCTCCGGGACGCCCGGCTGCGCCTCCTGGCCGACGACCTCGTACGGCTCCGGGAGGCTTTGAAGGCGGAGGTCGCCGACGAGGCCGCCCTCAAGGAGCGCAAGGAGGCGGCCGAGCAGGAGCTGAAGAAGGCCCTCCAGCGCGAGGCGCTCCTGGAGGACGAGGTACGCCGGCTCACCCCGCGCCTGCAGCGCGCCCAGCAGACCTTCTACGAGCTGTCCCAGCTCGCCGAACGGGTCCGCGGCACGATCTCCCTGGCCGACGCCCGCGTCAAGAGCGCCACCTCCGCACCTTTGGAGGAGCGGCGCGGCCGGGACCCCGAGGACCTGGAGCGCGAGGCCGCCCGCGTCCGCGAACAGGAGGCCGAGCTGGAGGCGGCCCTGGAGGCGGCCCAGCGGGCACTGGACGACACGGTCGCGCACCGCGCCGACCTGGAACGCGAACTCGCCGTCGAGGAACGGCGGCTGAGGGACGCGGCCCGCGCCATCGCCGACCGCCGCGAGGGTCTGGCCCGGCTCGGCGGCCAGGTGAGCGCGGCCCGTTCGCGCGCCGCCTCCGCCCAGGCCGAGATCGACCGCCTCGCCGCGGCCAGGGACGAGGCCAAGGAGCGGGCCGTCCGGGCCGAGGAGGAGTACGAGGCCCTCAGGGCCGAGGTCGACGGTCTGGACGCCGGGGACGAGGAACTCGCCGAGCGGCACGAGGCGGCGAAGGCGGCGCTGGCCGAGGCGGAGGAAGCCGTCACCGCCGCCCGCGAGGCGGCCACGGCCACCGAACGCCGGCGGGCCGCGACCCAGGCCCGCCACGAGACCCTGGCGCTGGGCCTGCGCCGCAAGGACGGCACCGGCGCCCTGCTCGGCGCGCGGGACCGCCTCACCGGTCTTCTGGGGCCGGCGGCGGAACTCCTGACGGTCACTCCGGGCCACGAGACCCCGGTGGCGGCCGCCTTCGGCGTGGCCGCGGACGCCCTCGCGGTCACGACCCCGTCCGCAGCGGCGGACGCCATCCGGCTGCTGCGCAAACAGGACGCCGGCCGCGCCGCGTTGCTGCTCGGCGGCGCGCCCGAGGACGACGCGCGGAACGATCCTCCGGGTCCCGCCGGGCACCCCTTCGCCGCCGACCTCGTCGGCGGTCCCGGCGAGCTGATGCCCGCGGTACGGCGTCTGCTGCGTGGGATCGTCGTCGTCGAAACCCTTCAGGACGCCGAGGACCTCGTCCAGACGCACCCTCACCTCACCGCCGTCACCGCCGAAGGCGACCTGCTCGGCGCGCACTTCGCACAGGGCGGGTCGGCCGGGGCGCCCAGCCTTCTCGAGGTGCAGGCGTCCGTCGACGAGGCCGCCGCCGAACTCGACGAGCTCGCCGTGCGGTGCGAGGAACTGAGCGAGGCTCAGCACCGCGCGGCCGGGCGGCGCCAGGAGTGCGCCGCGCTGGTCGAGGAGCTGGGGGAGCGGCGGCGGGCCGCAGACCGGCAGAAGTCGGCCGTCGCCCAGCAACTGGGGCGGCTCGCCGGGCAGGCGCGCGGCGCCGCCGGAGAGGCCGAGCGGTCCGCGGCCGCCGCCGCGCGCGCCCAGGAGGCGCTCGACAAGGCGCTGGCGGAGGTCGAAGAGCTCGCCGAGCGGCTCGCCGTCGCCGAGGAGATGCCGATCGAGGAGGAACCCGACACCTCCGTGCGCGACCGGCTCGCCGCCGACGGCGCCAACGCCCGCCAGACCGAGATGGAGGCCCGCCTCCAGGTCCGTACGCACGAGGAACGCGTCAAGGGGCTGGCCGGACGGGCCGACTCGCTCGACCGGGCCGCCCGCGCCGAACGCGAGGCACGCGCGCGTGCCGAACAGCGGCGCGCCCGGCTGCGCCACGAGGCGGCCGTCGCGGAAGCCGTCGCCTCCGGTGCCCGGCAACTGCTCGCGCACGTCGAGGTGTCCCTCGCCCGCGCCGAGGAGGAGCGCTCCGCCGCCGAGGCAGCCAAGGACCGGCGCGAGCAGGAGCTGACCGCCGCCCGCGTCGCGGGACGCGATCTCAAGGCCGAACTCGACAAGTTGACGGATTCGGTCCACCGCGGCGAGGTACTCGGTGCCGAGAAGCGGCTGCGGATCGAGCAGCTGGAGACGAAGGCGCTGGAGGAACTCGGTGTCGAACCGGCGGGGTTGGCGGCGGAGTACGGTCCGCACCAGCTGGTGCCGCCCTCGCCCCCCGCCGAGGGCGAGCAGTTGCCGGAGGACCCGGAGCATCCGCGCAACCGGCCGAGGCCCTTCGTGCGGGCCGAGCAGGAGAAGCGGCTCAAGGCCGCCGAGCGCGCCTACCAGCAGCTCGGCAAGGTCAACCCGCTGGCCCTGGAGGAGTTCGCGGCGCTGGAGGAGCGGCACAAGTTCCTCAGCGAGCAGCTCGAGGACCTCAAGAAGACCCGCGCCGATCTGCTGCAGGTCGTCAAGGAGGTCGACGAGCGCGTCGAGCAGGTCTTCACCGAGGCCTACCGGGACACCGCCCGTGAGTTCGAGGGCGTCTTCAGCCGGCTCTTCCCGGGCGGCGAGGGACGCCTGGTGCTGACCGATCCCGACAACATGCTCACCACGGGCGTGGACGTCGAGGCGCGCCCGCCGGGCAAGAAGGTCAAGCGGTTGTCCCTGCTCTCGGGCGGCGAGCGGTCGCTGACGGCGGTCGCGCTGCTGGTATCGATCTTCAAGGCCCGGCCGAGCCCGTTCTACGTCATGGACGAGGTCGAGGCGGCCCTCGACGACACCAACCTCCAGCGGCTGATCCGGATCATGCAGGAGCTTCAGGAGGCCTCCCAGCTGATCGTGATCACGCACCAGAAGCGCACGATGGAGGTCGCCGACGCGTTGTACGGCGTCTCCATGCAGGGCGACGGAGTGTCGAAGGTGATCAGTCAGCGACTGCGCTGA
- a CDS encoding acylphosphatase, whose amino-acid sequence MSEDVRLVAWVRGRVQGVGFRWFTRARALEIGGLSGFALNLGDGRVQVVAEGTREACGELLDWLQGGDTPGRVDGVTEIWDTPRGGYDGFAIR is encoded by the coding sequence ATGAGTGAGGATGTCCGGCTGGTCGCCTGGGTGCGTGGACGCGTGCAGGGCGTCGGTTTCCGCTGGTTCACACGGGCCAGGGCCCTGGAGATCGGCGGCCTGAGTGGTTTTGCTCTCAATTTGGGCGACGGGCGCGTACAGGTGGTCGCCGAGGGCACCCGGGAGGCCTGCGGGGAACTCCTCGACTGGCTGCAGGGCGGCGACACGCCCGGGCGCGTGGATGGCGTCACCGAGATCTGGGACACACCGCGCGGGGGCTACGACGGCTTCGCGATCCGCTGA